One Drosophila kikkawai strain 14028-0561.14 chromosome 3L, DkikHiC1v2, whole genome shotgun sequence genomic window carries:
- the LOC108070553 gene encoding heat shock protein 27: MALVPATNNTDWDYWDYRRRLWRDWDLADWDLPYWKRSLSRVGSAPDLSRVIVGKDGFEANVDVHLFKPYEITVKTTGDTVVVEAKHEKRRDGDTFVGRHIVKRFVLPRGYYPNDVRSELSSDGILTVRCPPYLTNERSVYVRQVGPSYLSIKN, encoded by the coding sequence ATGGCTCTGGTTCCGGCTACAAACAACACCGATTGGGATTACTGGGATTACCGCCGTCGCCTGTGGCGCGACTGGGATTTGGCCGACTGGGATTTGCCCTACTGGAAGCGGTCTCTGTCCCGCGTGGGATCCGCACCCGATCTCAGCCGGGTGATCGTTGGCAAGGATGGCTTCGAGGCCAACGTGGATGTGCATCTGTTCAAGCCGTACGAAATCACGGTGAAGACCACCGGCGACACTGTGGTGGTGGAGGCCAAACACGAGAAGCGCCGCGATGGAGACACCTTTGTGGGCCGCCACATTGTCAAGCGATTCGTCCTGCCCCGAGGATACTATCCCAATGACGTGCGATCGGAGCTCTCCTCCGACGGCATCCTCACCGTGCGCTGTCCGCCATATCTGACCAACGAGCGGAGTGTCTATGTCCGCCAAGTGGGTCCCTCGTATCTAAGCATCAAGAACTAA
- the LOC108070548 gene encoding uncharacterized protein, whose product MSTLPFLLSVADELDNIHSQSYMDDFGLGFHPHRQYYRTPTIQLSLPASTDWTGRDWSQATGRHTRYRSYKFYDDSQNNLEEEEQAEEQQQQQPLPEEQVVLPQELRQHQQDNQQMQISEVQSSNATTATTRKGLGMVNSHSHDVGVGGLGLNLKSGEEEDDENIDRTVRMYNLSKKCCKNYYRHALETGPGASGRVKCSNLRSESHKSSSSSEESLQKIPSPIEFLTCFLVKKSRTPKSSSGAGQQLKKT is encoded by the coding sequence ATGTCGACGCTACCCTTCCTCCTGAGCGTCGCCGACGAGCTGGACAACATCCATTCGCAGTCCTACATGGACGACTTTGGACTGGGCTTCCATCCGCACCGCCAGTACTATCGCACCCCGACCATCCAGCTGTCCCTGCCGGCCAGCACGGACTGGACGGGTCGGGACTGGTCCCAGGCAACAGGCAGGCACACTCGCTACCGTAGCTACAAGTTTTACGATGACTCCCAGAACaatctggaggaggaggagcaggcggaagagcagcagcagcagcagcctttgCCCGAGGAGCAGGTGGTGCTACCGCAGGAGCTGCGTCAGCACCAACAGGACAACCAACAGATGCAAATTTCCGAGGTCCAATCCTCGAATGCCACCACTGCCACCACTCGCAAGGGCCTGGGCATGGTCAACTCCCACTCGCACGATGTGGGCGTGGGCGGCTTGGGCCTGAATCTCAAGTCcggcgaggaggaggatgacgaGAACATTGATCGCACCGTTCGCATGTACAATCTGTCCAAGAAGTGCTGCAAGAACTACTATCGTCATGCTTTGGAGACCGGACCGGGGGCCAGTGGCCGGGTCAAGTGCAGCAATCTGCGCTCCGAGAGCCACAaatccagctccagctccgagGAGAGCCTGCAGAAGATACCCTCGCCGATAGAGTTCCTCACCTGTTTCCTGGTGAAGAAGTCGCGCACCCCGAAGAGCTCCTCCGGAGCGGGCCAGCAGCTGAAGAAGACATAG
- the Snmp2 gene encoding sensory neuron membrane protein 2 isoform X1: MLHWSLIVSALGVCVSALGGYCGWVLFPSMVHKKVEQSVIIADGSEQYKRFVNLPQPLNFKVYIFNVTNPDRIQQGAIPIVEEIGPYVYKQFRQKKVKHFSRDGSKISYVQNVHFDFDADASAPYTQDDRIVALNMHMNAFLQVFEREITDIFQGFANRLNSRLNQTPGVRVLKRLMERIRGKPPISWVEGIMISLIDGVKSVLQISENDPGLALLLVHLNANLKAVFNDPRSMFVQTSVREYLFDGVRFCINPQGIAKAICNQIKESGSKTIREQSDGSLAFSFFGHKNGSGHDVYEVHTGKGDAMRVLEIQKLDDSHNLQVWLNASTEGETSVCNQINGTDASAYPPFRQRGDSMYIFSADICRSVQLFYQSDIQYQGIPGYRYSIGENFINDIGPEHDNECFCVDKLANVIKRKNGCLYAGALDLTTCLDAPVILTLPHMLGASNEYRKMIRGLKPDAKKHQTFVDVQSLTGTPLQGGKRVQFNMFLKSINRITITENLPTVLMPAIWVEEGIQLNSEMVAFFKKKLINSLKTLNIVHWGTLCGGLAVAVLSLLYYIYQRGRVEEPPVK, translated from the exons ATGCTTCACTGGTCCCTCATCGTCAGCGCCCTGGGCGTCTGTGTGTCCGCCTTGGGCGGCTACTGCGGCTGGGTTCTCTTTCCCAGCATGGTGCACAAGAAGGTGGAACAG AGCGTTATCATAGCCGATGGATCGGAACAATATAAACGCTTTGTGAATCTGCCTCAGCCTTTGAACTTCAAAGTCTACATATTCAATGTGACCAATCCGGATAGGATACAACAAGGTGCCATACCCATAGTCGAAGAAATAGGACCCTACGTTTACAA GCAGTTCAGGCAGAAGAAAGTGAAGCATTTCTCCAGGGATGGCTCTAAAATCTCCTATGTACAAAATGTGCACTTTGACTTTGATGCAGATGCCTCCGCTCCCTACACCCAAGACGATCGCATAGTGGCCCTCAACATGCACATGAAT GCCTTCTTACAAGTATTCGAAAGAGAAATCACAGATATATTTCAGGGTTTTGCCAATCGGCTTAACTCCCGATTGAATCAAACTCCTGGCGTGCGAGTCCTTAAACGATTGATGGAACGTATTCGAGGGAAAC CGCCCATCAGCTGGGTGGAGGGCATCATGATCAGCCTTATCGATGGTGTCAAA TCTGTCCTGCAAATCTCCGAGAATGATCCTGGtttggctttgcttttggTCCACTTGAATGCCAATTTGAAGGCTGTCTTCAATGATCCCCGCTCCATGTTTGTCCAGACTTCAGTGAGGGAATATCTGTTCGATGGCGTGCGCTTCTGCATAAATCCCCAAGGCATAGCCAAGGCCATTTGCAATCAGATCAAGGAGAGTGGCTCCAAGACCATTCGAGAGCAAAGCGATGGCAGCCTGGCCTTTTCCTTCTTCGGACAT AAAAATGGCTCTGGTCACGATGTCTACGAGGTTCACACTGGCAAGGGCGATGCCATGAGGGTCCTGGAGATCCAGAAGCTAGACGACTCGCACAACCTGCAGGTTTGGCTCAATGCCAGCACGGAGGGAGAGACTTCTGTGTGCAACCAGATCAATGGAACAGATGCCTCTGCCTATCCACCCTTCCGTCAACGAGGGGATTCCATGTATATCTTTAGCGCGGATATCTGCAGATCGGTGCAGCTGTTCTACCAATCGGATATCCAGTATCAGGGTATACCTGGCTATAGGTACTCTATTGGCGAGAATTTTATAAACGATATTGGACCCGAACACGATAACGAATGCTTCTGTGTGGACAAGCTGGCGAATGTGATCAAGCGCAAAAATGGATGTCTATATGCAGGGGCATTGGATTTGACCACATGTTTGG ATGCCCCTGTGATTTTGACATTGCCTCACATGCTGGGCGCCTCGAATGAGTACCGAAAAATGATACGAGGCCTGAAGCCAGATGCCAAAAAGCATCAGACTTTTGTCGATGTGCAGTCG CTGACGGGCACGCCTTTGCAAGGCGGCAAGCGGGTTCAGTTCAATATGTTCCTCAAAAGCATAAATCGTATAACCATCACAGAGAACCTACCCACAGTGCTGATGCCAGCCATCTGGGTGGAGGAG GGCATTCAACTTAACAGCGAAATGGTGGCCTTCTTCAAGAAAAAGTTGATCAACTCCTTGAAAACCCTCAATATCGTCCACTGGGGGACCTTGTGCGGTGGCTTAGCCGTGGCAGTTTTAAGTCTGCTGTACTATATCTATCAAAGGGGGCGTGTCGAGGAGCCCCCTGTAAAGTAA
- the Snmp2 gene encoding sensory neuron membrane protein 2 isoform X2, translating to MLHWSLIVSALGVCVSALGGYCGWVLFPSMVHKKVEQSVIIADGSEQYKRFVNLPQPLNFKVYIFNVTNPDRIQQGAIPIVEEIGPYVYKQFRQKKVKHFSRDGSKISYVQNVHFDFDADASAPYTQDDRIVALNMHMNAFLQVFEREITDIFQGFANRLNSRLNQTPGVRVLKRLMERIRGKRKSVLQISENDPGLALLLVHLNANLKAVFNDPRSMFVQTSVREYLFDGVRFCINPQGIAKAICNQIKESGSKTIREQSDGSLAFSFFGHKNGSGHDVYEVHTGKGDAMRVLEIQKLDDSHNLQVWLNASTEGETSVCNQINGTDASAYPPFRQRGDSMYIFSADICRSVQLFYQSDIQYQGIPGYRYSIGENFINDIGPEHDNECFCVDKLANVIKRKNGCLYAGALDLTTCLDAPVILTLPHMLGASNEYRKMIRGLKPDAKKHQTFVDVQSLTGTPLQGGKRVQFNMFLKSINRITITENLPTVLMPAIWVEEGIQLNSEMVAFFKKKLINSLKTLNIVHWGTLCGGLAVAVLSLLYYIYQRGRVEEPPVK from the exons ATGCTTCACTGGTCCCTCATCGTCAGCGCCCTGGGCGTCTGTGTGTCCGCCTTGGGCGGCTACTGCGGCTGGGTTCTCTTTCCCAGCATGGTGCACAAGAAGGTGGAACAG AGCGTTATCATAGCCGATGGATCGGAACAATATAAACGCTTTGTGAATCTGCCTCAGCCTTTGAACTTCAAAGTCTACATATTCAATGTGACCAATCCGGATAGGATACAACAAGGTGCCATACCCATAGTCGAAGAAATAGGACCCTACGTTTACAA GCAGTTCAGGCAGAAGAAAGTGAAGCATTTCTCCAGGGATGGCTCTAAAATCTCCTATGTACAAAATGTGCACTTTGACTTTGATGCAGATGCCTCCGCTCCCTACACCCAAGACGATCGCATAGTGGCCCTCAACATGCACATGAAT GCCTTCTTACAAGTATTCGAAAGAGAAATCACAGATATATTTCAGGGTTTTGCCAATCGGCTTAACTCCCGATTGAATCAAACTCCTGGCGTGCGAGTCCTTAAACGATTGATGGAACGTATTCGAGGGAAACGTAAA TCTGTCCTGCAAATCTCCGAGAATGATCCTGGtttggctttgcttttggTCCACTTGAATGCCAATTTGAAGGCTGTCTTCAATGATCCCCGCTCCATGTTTGTCCAGACTTCAGTGAGGGAATATCTGTTCGATGGCGTGCGCTTCTGCATAAATCCCCAAGGCATAGCCAAGGCCATTTGCAATCAGATCAAGGAGAGTGGCTCCAAGACCATTCGAGAGCAAAGCGATGGCAGCCTGGCCTTTTCCTTCTTCGGACAT AAAAATGGCTCTGGTCACGATGTCTACGAGGTTCACACTGGCAAGGGCGATGCCATGAGGGTCCTGGAGATCCAGAAGCTAGACGACTCGCACAACCTGCAGGTTTGGCTCAATGCCAGCACGGAGGGAGAGACTTCTGTGTGCAACCAGATCAATGGAACAGATGCCTCTGCCTATCCACCCTTCCGTCAACGAGGGGATTCCATGTATATCTTTAGCGCGGATATCTGCAGATCGGTGCAGCTGTTCTACCAATCGGATATCCAGTATCAGGGTATACCTGGCTATAGGTACTCTATTGGCGAGAATTTTATAAACGATATTGGACCCGAACACGATAACGAATGCTTCTGTGTGGACAAGCTGGCGAATGTGATCAAGCGCAAAAATGGATGTCTATATGCAGGGGCATTGGATTTGACCACATGTTTGG ATGCCCCTGTGATTTTGACATTGCCTCACATGCTGGGCGCCTCGAATGAGTACCGAAAAATGATACGAGGCCTGAAGCCAGATGCCAAAAAGCATCAGACTTTTGTCGATGTGCAGTCG CTGACGGGCACGCCTTTGCAAGGCGGCAAGCGGGTTCAGTTCAATATGTTCCTCAAAAGCATAAATCGTATAACCATCACAGAGAACCTACCCACAGTGCTGATGCCAGCCATCTGGGTGGAGGAG GGCATTCAACTTAACAGCGAAATGGTGGCCTTCTTCAAGAAAAAGTTGATCAACTCCTTGAAAACCCTCAATATCGTCCACTGGGGGACCTTGTGCGGTGGCTTAGCCGTGGCAGTTTTAAGTCTGCTGTACTATATCTATCAAAGGGGGCGTGTCGAGGAGCCCCCTGTAAAGTAA
- the Snmp2 gene encoding sensory neuron membrane protein 2 isoform X3, translating to MLHWSLIVSALGVCVSALGGYCGWVLFPSMVHKKVEQSVIIADGSEQYKRFVNLPQPLNFKVYIFNVTNPDRIQQGAIPIVEEIGPYVYKQFRQKKVKHFSRDGSKISYVQNVHFDFDADASAPYTQDDRIVALNMHMNSVLQISENDPGLALLLVHLNANLKAVFNDPRSMFVQTSVREYLFDGVRFCINPQGIAKAICNQIKESGSKTIREQSDGSLAFSFFGHKNGSGHDVYEVHTGKGDAMRVLEIQKLDDSHNLQVWLNASTEGETSVCNQINGTDASAYPPFRQRGDSMYIFSADICRSVQLFYQSDIQYQGIPGYRYSIGENFINDIGPEHDNECFCVDKLANVIKRKNGCLYAGALDLTTCLDAPVILTLPHMLGASNEYRKMIRGLKPDAKKHQTFVDVQSLTGTPLQGGKRVQFNMFLKSINRITITENLPTVLMPAIWVEEGIQLNSEMVAFFKKKLINSLKTLNIVHWGTLCGGLAVAVLSLLYYIYQRGRVEEPPVK from the exons ATGCTTCACTGGTCCCTCATCGTCAGCGCCCTGGGCGTCTGTGTGTCCGCCTTGGGCGGCTACTGCGGCTGGGTTCTCTTTCCCAGCATGGTGCACAAGAAGGTGGAACAG AGCGTTATCATAGCCGATGGATCGGAACAATATAAACGCTTTGTGAATCTGCCTCAGCCTTTGAACTTCAAAGTCTACATATTCAATGTGACCAATCCGGATAGGATACAACAAGGTGCCATACCCATAGTCGAAGAAATAGGACCCTACGTTTACAA GCAGTTCAGGCAGAAGAAAGTGAAGCATTTCTCCAGGGATGGCTCTAAAATCTCCTATGTACAAAATGTGCACTTTGACTTTGATGCAGATGCCTCCGCTCCCTACACCCAAGACGATCGCATAGTGGCCCTCAACATGCACATGAAT TCTGTCCTGCAAATCTCCGAGAATGATCCTGGtttggctttgcttttggTCCACTTGAATGCCAATTTGAAGGCTGTCTTCAATGATCCCCGCTCCATGTTTGTCCAGACTTCAGTGAGGGAATATCTGTTCGATGGCGTGCGCTTCTGCATAAATCCCCAAGGCATAGCCAAGGCCATTTGCAATCAGATCAAGGAGAGTGGCTCCAAGACCATTCGAGAGCAAAGCGATGGCAGCCTGGCCTTTTCCTTCTTCGGACAT AAAAATGGCTCTGGTCACGATGTCTACGAGGTTCACACTGGCAAGGGCGATGCCATGAGGGTCCTGGAGATCCAGAAGCTAGACGACTCGCACAACCTGCAGGTTTGGCTCAATGCCAGCACGGAGGGAGAGACTTCTGTGTGCAACCAGATCAATGGAACAGATGCCTCTGCCTATCCACCCTTCCGTCAACGAGGGGATTCCATGTATATCTTTAGCGCGGATATCTGCAGATCGGTGCAGCTGTTCTACCAATCGGATATCCAGTATCAGGGTATACCTGGCTATAGGTACTCTATTGGCGAGAATTTTATAAACGATATTGGACCCGAACACGATAACGAATGCTTCTGTGTGGACAAGCTGGCGAATGTGATCAAGCGCAAAAATGGATGTCTATATGCAGGGGCATTGGATTTGACCACATGTTTGG ATGCCCCTGTGATTTTGACATTGCCTCACATGCTGGGCGCCTCGAATGAGTACCGAAAAATGATACGAGGCCTGAAGCCAGATGCCAAAAAGCATCAGACTTTTGTCGATGTGCAGTCG CTGACGGGCACGCCTTTGCAAGGCGGCAAGCGGGTTCAGTTCAATATGTTCCTCAAAAGCATAAATCGTATAACCATCACAGAGAACCTACCCACAGTGCTGATGCCAGCCATCTGGGTGGAGGAG GGCATTCAACTTAACAGCGAAATGGTGGCCTTCTTCAAGAAAAAGTTGATCAACTCCTTGAAAACCCTCAATATCGTCCACTGGGGGACCTTGTGCGGTGGCTTAGCCGTGGCAGTTTTAAGTCTGCTGTACTATATCTATCAAAGGGGGCGTGTCGAGGAGCCCCCTGTAAAGTAA
- the Snmp2 gene encoding sensory neuron membrane protein 2 isoform X4, which produces MISLIDGVKSVLQISENDPGLALLLVHLNANLKAVFNDPRSMFVQTSVREYLFDGVRFCINPQGIAKAICNQIKESGSKTIREQSDGSLAFSFFGHKNGSGHDVYEVHTGKGDAMRVLEIQKLDDSHNLQVWLNASTEGETSVCNQINGTDASAYPPFRQRGDSMYIFSADICRSVQLFYQSDIQYQGIPGYRYSIGENFINDIGPEHDNECFCVDKLANVIKRKNGCLYAGALDLTTCLDAPVILTLPHMLGASNEYRKMIRGLKPDAKKHQTFVDVQSLTGTPLQGGKRVQFNMFLKSINRITITENLPTVLMPAIWVEEGIQLNSEMVAFFKKKLINSLKTLNIVHWGTLCGGLAVAVLSLLYYIYQRGRVEEPPVK; this is translated from the exons ATGATCAGCCTTATCGATGGTGTCAAA TCTGTCCTGCAAATCTCCGAGAATGATCCTGGtttggctttgcttttggTCCACTTGAATGCCAATTTGAAGGCTGTCTTCAATGATCCCCGCTCCATGTTTGTCCAGACTTCAGTGAGGGAATATCTGTTCGATGGCGTGCGCTTCTGCATAAATCCCCAAGGCATAGCCAAGGCCATTTGCAATCAGATCAAGGAGAGTGGCTCCAAGACCATTCGAGAGCAAAGCGATGGCAGCCTGGCCTTTTCCTTCTTCGGACAT AAAAATGGCTCTGGTCACGATGTCTACGAGGTTCACACTGGCAAGGGCGATGCCATGAGGGTCCTGGAGATCCAGAAGCTAGACGACTCGCACAACCTGCAGGTTTGGCTCAATGCCAGCACGGAGGGAGAGACTTCTGTGTGCAACCAGATCAATGGAACAGATGCCTCTGCCTATCCACCCTTCCGTCAACGAGGGGATTCCATGTATATCTTTAGCGCGGATATCTGCAGATCGGTGCAGCTGTTCTACCAATCGGATATCCAGTATCAGGGTATACCTGGCTATAGGTACTCTATTGGCGAGAATTTTATAAACGATATTGGACCCGAACACGATAACGAATGCTTCTGTGTGGACAAGCTGGCGAATGTGATCAAGCGCAAAAATGGATGTCTATATGCAGGGGCATTGGATTTGACCACATGTTTGG ATGCCCCTGTGATTTTGACATTGCCTCACATGCTGGGCGCCTCGAATGAGTACCGAAAAATGATACGAGGCCTGAAGCCAGATGCCAAAAAGCATCAGACTTTTGTCGATGTGCAGTCG CTGACGGGCACGCCTTTGCAAGGCGGCAAGCGGGTTCAGTTCAATATGTTCCTCAAAAGCATAAATCGTATAACCATCACAGAGAACCTACCCACAGTGCTGATGCCAGCCATCTGGGTGGAGGAG GGCATTCAACTTAACAGCGAAATGGTGGCCTTCTTCAAGAAAAAGTTGATCAACTCCTTGAAAACCCTCAATATCGTCCACTGGGGGACCTTGTGCGGTGGCTTAGCCGTGGCAGTTTTAAGTCTGCTGTACTATATCTATCAAAGGGGGCGTGTCGAGGAGCCCCCTGTAAAGTAA